The Delphinus delphis chromosome 2, mDelDel1.2, whole genome shotgun sequence genome segment ttgagcatcttttcataagcatgttggccatttgtatatcttctttagagaagtgTCTATCCAAGACTTTTGTTCACAATTTAATTAGATTActtggggttttttgttattgagttgcagtTGTTTCTATATTCTGTATATGAACCCATTATCAGATAAataatttacagatattttctccaatCTGTAGGTGGTCTTTTCagtctgttgattgtttcctttgatgtgcagaagTTTTgaagtttgatatagtcccatttgttatttttgcctttttcctgtgcttttaaagtcataaccaagaaatcattgccataatattttttaacttgtttaatttgtaaaatatttttaaagaagtttattttcatttttattgtttcatcaAAATGAGGTATAAATGAAATTCATTAAGTTCAAACTTTCAGCCTACCTTTTAAAGTCTTACACCACATACGAAGCATTACACTTCTCTTACTACTTTGGATAGCTAAAGAAAATAGTACAATATTACGTGTGAGTGCTGAATGTTCTATTTTACAGTGTTACACATTGAAACCTGATAGAAATCTGCATCATTTTCTATCTTGCCCTATACTTACATAGTTAGCTCACATGAGGGGCCCACAATTTATATTAATTACTTAAATAGattctgtttttgaaatttattttatattcttaatattttgattCCTTTCTTAGCGTTTTTTAcaacctccttttctttcttttttttaataataaatttatttatttatttatttatttatttttggctgcgttggatcttcattgctccgtgcaggctttctctagttgcagggagcaagggatactctttgttgcaatgcgcaggcttctcatgtggtggcttctcgttgcagaacacgggctctaggtgctcagacttcagtagttgtggcacacgagctcagtagttgtggttcgcaggctctagagcacaggctcagtagttgtggtgcacgggcttaattgctctgtggcatatgggatcttcccagaccagggctcgagcccatgtcccctgcattggcaagtggattctttttttttttttttttaacatctttattggagtataattgttttacaatgttgtgttagtttctgctgtataacaaagtgaatcagctatatgtatacatatatccccatatcccctccctcttgagtctcccttccaccctccctatccaacccctctaggtggtcacaaagcactgagctgctctccctgtgctatgcagctgcttcccactagctatctattttacatttggtagtgtatatatacctatgctattctctcactttgtcccagcttacccctccccctctgcatgtcctcaagcccattctctatgtctgcatctttattcctgtcctgcccctaggttcatcagtaccatttttttctttttttttttagattccatatatatgtgttagcatatggtatttgtttttctctttctgacctactgcactctgtatgacagactctagacccatctacctcactacaaataactcaatttcctttctttttatggctgagtaatattccattgtatatatgtgccacatcttctttatccattcatcttttgatggacacttaggttgcttccatgtcctggctattgtaaatagtgctgcagtgaacattgtggtacatgactctttttgaattatggttttctcaggatatatgcccagtagtgggattgctgggtcatatggtagttctatttttagttttttaaggaacctccatactgttctccatagtggctgtatcaattcacattcccaccaacagtgcaagagggttcccttttctccacaccctctccagcatttattgtttgtagatattttgatgatggccattctgaccagtgtgaggtgatccctcattgtagttttgatttgcatttctctaatgattagtgatgttgagcatcttttcatgtgtttgtaggcaatctgtctctcttctttggagaaatgtctatttaggtcctctgcccatttttggattgagttgtttgtttttttgatattgagctgcatgagctgcttgtatattttggagagtaatcctttgtcagttgcttcgtttacaaatattttctctcattctgagggttgtcttttcgtcttttttatggtttcctttgctgtgcaaaagcttttaagttttattaggtcccatttgtttatttttgtctttatttgcatttctgtaggaggtgggtcaaaaaggatcttgctgtgatttatgtcatagagtgttctgcctatgttttcctctaagagttttagagtgtctggccttacatttagttctttagtccattttgagtttatttttgtgtatggtgttagggagtgttctaatttcattcttttacatgtagctgtccagttttcccagtaccacttattgaagaggctgtcttttctccattgtttggtcttgcctcctttatcaaagataaggcgaccatatgtgtgtgggtttatctctgagctttctatcctgtaccattgatctatatttctgtttttgtgccagtaccatactgtcttgattgctgtagctttgtagtatagtctgaattcagggagcctgattcctctagttccatttttctttctcaagattgctttggctattcagggtcttttgtttttccatacaaattgtgaaattttttgttccagttctgtgaaaaatgggtgggcagattcttaaccactgtgccacaaggaaaGTCCCTTCAACCTCCTTTCTAATACATTATTACCAAGAATTATTTTTTTGCCAGTTAGATATCACTCTTTtgttaattgattaatttatttttaccttttgacccccttcatccatttctcccaccccctacccccactTATGGCAACCACCAATCAGTTCTCTGTATCCCTgagcttggttttttgttttgttttgttttttatattctgtatataGAGGGAACGTATGgtgtttgtatttctctgtctgcttAGTCATACATATTTACTGTATGGCGTGATGGCTTTCCTAGCTCTATTTGTCTTGCACAAGCCAACTTTACAGATAATGTTAATAATGTGGAAAGTGAGGCAAAGTTCAGAGCAAATAAGTATTGACTTAGTCAATGACAGTTGAAGTTTTTGAAGAATATCATATACTTTTCTTTCCATACATAGATATCAATATGATGGATATTCTTACAACACCATCTATGGCCAAACCTAGGCAAGATTATTATTCAAGAACCCCCGGACAAGTATTATCTCTCATCAGCTCTTTGGGATTTGTAAGTACTTGATAAGAAAAAACTCATATAATATGCACTTTCATGATTgccatttaaatgaattaaaatatcaaGCATGTTGAATTACTTCAACATTTTATCTACTTAGGTGTATAACAGTCAGTGCATTTAGGTGGTGTTTTTGTGAAGGTAAATcatagcatttgtttttctctttctctttttaatagcACACACCAGTTGCAGAAAAAAGTCAAGACTCTGCAAATATTCTTTCAACCCATGTATCTGAAACATCACAGCTTTCTCAAGGACTAACTTGTCCTATGTCTATAGATCAAAAGGACATTACTCCTTATTCTAGCAAACTACTAAAATCATGTGAGTATAAAAGAAAAGGTAGTTTATTCTATTAAATGTGTCTTTTGAGAAACAAAGTATTTTGGAATATTCAAATATTCAGACACTCTGTGGCATTTCTCTATTTTATCATGTAAATGCCATTTCTGACAGGGTTGTTGCAGATCTTTAAATCAACAGAATAAAATGTCAAGTTAATTCTTCAATTAGCTATAACATTGTAATGATCATTGGGTGAATATTACTATACTGAGTCTATGGAAGTCTTATATGGAGAAGATGTAGTACTTGTACTATTCTGttcctttataaaattatttccaaaagatTCTGAAATAAAATAGTTGAAGTAAAGGTATGGTTTTTAATTATTACACAATAAAAGACAAAAGTCAAGTAGTAAAGGAGGCAAGTGGGACATTTGTATAGCACTTAACCTTACCCTCTATAACTTATCAACAGTGGACAGTTTAGTTGTCTGCATGCATGTTCATCATCTTGGGAATGTGAATAATGATGCTTTGAAGGGTAATTAGTGTTGTTTTTTCCATAGATTTTACCTTGTTTATAATTTGGTCCTCAAATCTGTACATATCTTGGATGAAtgggtagatagatagaaagaattGCCTCCTATTTACaaatgagaatattaaaaacTTTCAGTTACATACTAGTAAGTGGGTCAATTAATTCCTGACTGCAAATATAGTTTTCTGTCCACTGACCCTTTCCTCTTGTTTCTTCAAACACTTCTGTGAACATCAAAAtagctgaaatatatatataactttgatAAACAGAAAACtgttagggagttccctggtggtcctggttaggacttggcactttcactgctgtggcccgggctcaatccctggtcagggaattaagatcctgcaagccgtgtggtgtggctgggaaaaaacaaacaaacagaaaactgttAAAATATAGGATATGCAGATGTGATTTATAGCCTTGTTCTTAAGGGAAATGATTGCATCTCCCTCAGCCATTTTTTAATCTGATCAGAATGTGGTAGGCACTGTGCTGGCCACATGAGTGAATATGAAGATGAATACGAGAGGTCCTTGCCTCCGGAGAACCTGTAATTTTGTGGTGATTGTAGGTATAAAGGGATAATAATAACAGTCCTATAAAATAAATGCCATAGGAAGAATACTGTGATCCAACACAAAAAGTGATCATTGCTAACTGGAAAAACCAAGAATGGTTCTAAATAAAGATATAGGAACAACCAAGCAGgacctaaaaatagaaataggatCTTAATAGCTCCAAGTATATTGGAAAAGGGCATTTCAGATAGAGGCATGAGCAAAGGCATGGACACATGGAAGTATCTTCTATCTTTAGACAACAGGACAACATGTGAGAATGGGAAGCACatgcaaagaaaaaggaagtttaGCAGGTAGATGGGGAAGGTACATGGGGAAGGATCAGTGTTGTTACAGAGAGCCTGGAATGTAAGCTGTAGAAAAAGGGAAGCCACCAAAAGTTTCAAAGCAGGGAATGGTCTGATCGTATCGGTGATCCAGAAGGAGCTCAGTAGCAAATATACAGTGTGCAGACGCATTAGATCAGATACAAGTTCCCATGTTGCTGGGGAAAAGCAGCTGAGCAGTTTACTCAGCTGTCAAGGTCAGTGTCCAGTGAGTCTCAGGAATCCCATTGAGAGGATTTATGTGCCAAAGAGAAAGTTGTTTTAGACGGACTTTCAAATCTCCTTCCAGTTTCAAAATTCTAAGGTTTATTAGATCAAAAAAACTATAGTAAACTAAGAATTTACTTGGGATTAAAGTCATGTTCACCcttttcaggaaagagaaaacaagatatACATATCAAATCTTTATATGCATGTATTGTGATCTTTAGTAAAAGCATGATTATCTATTGTGTCTCATTTTAAGTTCAGGagcaacaatttttatttttttatttttttaaatttattattttttttggctgcatcaggtcttcattgctgcgcgcggtctttctctagttgcggcgagtgggggctactcttcgttgtggtgcgcgggcttctcattgcggtggcttctcttgctgcagagcacaggctctaggcgtgtgggcttcagtagttgcggcacgtgggctcagtagttgtggtgcacaggcttagttgctctgcggcatgtgggatcttcccagaccagggctcgaacccgtgtcccctgcattggcaggcagattcttaaccactgtgccaccagggaagtcccagagcaaCAATTTTTAGCATCATTATTTGTATATAAGATACAGGAACTTGTATCATTTAGATGGTGCTGCTTTCTTGCACTGGCTCACTCCTAGACAAATCACTATTATTTGTTTTACCCAGTAGTGTAAAAAAGTCTCTATGGATGTATATAATTCCACACTTGTAAGCATGTAAACCTCAACATTAAAATAAAGCCACAGttttaattaaatacaaattGAATCGAGTAAACGTAGTCCCATTCCAGCCTCCTAGCACACCTGGATATAGCACATCAATAATGgtccttctgggcttccctggtggcgcagtggttgagagtccgcctgctgatgcaggagacatgggttcgtgccccggtccgggaagatcccacatgccgcggagcggctgggcccgtgagccatggccgctgagcctgagcgtccagagcctgtgctctacaacgggagaggccacagcagggagaggcctgcgtactgcaaaaaaaaaaaaaaaaaaaaatggtccttcATCAAGAAAAGTTTCAAGTTGGATAATGGTTATTCAAAATGGATTTCCTCCTAATTATGTTCGCTCCCTTGTCCTGATTTCTACTTTATGAATATTgagagttttgctttgttttttaactttcagaACAGTACTTGTATGCCAAAACCACCCAAAGCCATCATTATGGATGAAATAATGTTTACATGGAAATAGTTCTGATATGAAATACTTAATACTTTTTCTAATTATCTGTAAAGATTCGGGATCAGCGGGAAAGTAGGAAAGATGTGACATAAACTTCAATGTTTTCTCTTCCCCACAGGTCTTGAAACCGTTGCCTCCCACCCTGGGATGCCTGTGAAGTGTCTAACTTCCCATCTCCTCCAGTCTAGGAAAAGGCTGGCGACATCCAGCACCAGCAGTCAATCCCACACCTTCATGTCCAGTGTGGAATCCGAGTGCCACAGCAGTCCCAGATGGGAAAAGGATTGCCAGGTCAGAGTGACATTCACCTTACCCAAAACCAACTATGTGTGTCAAATTAATGATAGAAACGCTATGTACCATTTCATACAAATTCTGTAAGGAAATGAAATGGTTACATGAATGGCAATCAAGGTATTCTTCATTTTTCCTATATAGTCTGTCAAATTCTCTTGAAATATTTCTCATTCAAATGTGAAATTAGTTTTGCTCAGTATATGagattccaattttttttatttttgcagtatatTAATAGTAAATGTTTGGCTTCTAGGCATCTGgatggacttcttttttttaattccctaccCTGACACAGACCTTAGATTGTTGAGTTTTTTTAACCTGTCTTACTTTAAACTTATACTACCTCCTTCTTTACTGTTTTCTGCCAGTTTCTCATTTAATGGAATGGTAACTCTTTTGGATCAGAAATAACTTTTAGACCACAAAGGTAATGTAGGTGTGTCTTTGAAAGTATCTATTCTAAGGAGATTGCTTACCAAATGAATAAATTTGCTGCAAGTTATCTTACTTAATTTATATATTCTGTTTTGGGCTTTTTTAAGCTATTAAAGCTGAGgggaaataaaatacaataaagtttcCTTTATAGAATGCTGACAAAATAATGTTAGCTTAGAATAATGTTAATACACAAAGAGTAAACCTTccatttgataaaataaattggaCTGTATTTGCTCCTTATTCTCAGTAGCATGATTTTCTTCATTATTGTTGGATATGTGTATTTTAGGAGTAAGGTCACATTATTTTTTAGTTaaggcagggtttctcaatcttttttccttctctcattgATTGCCCTCTAGGTAATAAATGCTTCAGGAAAAGCCAGATTTCCATTCTATTATTTTACCTCTTTTCTCTTCAAGAAAGCAtgttatataatatttcaaactATACATAGCTTAACCTTCTTCCTCCCTCGGCTGCATCCCTAAGGAATGCAATGATTGGGTTACAGTAGAGCCTCTCAAGTTAGGTCAGAGGAGTGACAATGGACCACAGGGGACCGCTGATAAACTTGCTGATCCCCAAATGCATCATTTTCTGTGCTTCCAGAGCAGTGAGTTGTACTTTAGGAATTGTCTTTTTGTTCATGACTAATTGCTCCTTACTATTACTAAGTAAGTTAATAAAGTTCGATTTTTCACATATCAAAAATATGCACTATTAGGGTTTATTGAAGATTCACTCTAACTGAGTAATCTTGTAAAAATCCTGATTACCATATGCCAGTTTGCAAGATTATGTCCAAAATTCTGATCACACAAGGGCACCTGCAGAATTGGAACTCAAACAGTCTTCAGGAAAAGCACTTTGTTATCAACGCATCATCAGTTTATATTGTTGACAATGGATATTAACTCCtgttattttgggtttttaattacaaattgcCGTTAGTTTAGCTTCATCTTGTCAGCTTGGTTTTATTACACTTGTATGAAGTGATACGTGTTTACATTAACTATATTTTTAGACTGTAATTTTCCATTAACTGTATTTCATGCCCTGTGATTGAAGTACAAAACAGTCATCCCTTTTGCACAGCAGATATATACATAATGTAGCCTTACCCTCAGTTTTGCTTGAATATATACCTATTAATTTGTCCTATTTAAATAACATGTAATACACCATCAAATACATATTATAGAATAGTTGGTTTAAATTTTATACCAGTGTTTCACTCAaaataatgtatacaaatgtATACTATAATTGTTTACATTGCTTTCTAATTCTCCATTATCATTGTTCTGTTTTTCCACAGGAATGTGGAAAGAGCTACCCATTGTAGCTTATGGGGTCAGTTATCCCACTTAAGTGGGCAGAGGTTTAAAAGGTTAAAGATTCTCagctttacataatttttttaaccgttttttcctccctcttaggAAAGTGACAACACAGTGGGCTCTACAATGATGAGTTGGAATACAGTCGAAAAGCCTTTAGGTACAAAATCTACAAATGCCATGGAGACCAAAAGTTTCAATAAAAGGGATCGTGAGTTAGCCGTTTCTCCCATTCATAACAGCAGTGCCGATCCTGCCACTGGAAACTCGTGTGGAAACCTTGCTGAAAAATGTTCTTCTGGGGAAGTTTCTTGGGAAGCAAGAGAACTGGATGTAAATAATATTCATCTGGCTGCTGACACAAGCCAGTCTGGTTACCATCAGTCACATCAATGTGCTGTGGATTCCAGTGGGGTGACTGAAGAACACCTTGGGAAAAGAAGTTGTAAAAGAAGTTTTGAGTTAGTTGACTCCAGTCCTTGTCAGGAAATtatacagaataaaaaaaattgtatcgAGTATAAGAGTAGTAATGAAATGAGAGATGGTTATGTCAATCAAAGGACAGGCTTAACAGCTGAAGTCCAGGACCTTAAGCTGTCGGTATACAGAGATCAGCAAAATGACGGTGCTAATAAGGAGAACATGGGCAATTCTTTCATTGATAAGCAACAAACCCCAGAAAAATCACCTGTCCCAATGATAGCAAAAAACCTTATGTGTGAACTGGATGACGACTGTGACAAGAATAGTAAGAAAGACTACTTAAGTTCTAGTTTCCTGTGTTCCGATGATGATAGAACTCCTAAAAGTATTTGCATGGACTCTGATTCATCTTTTCCTGGAATTTCCATCATGGAAAGTCCATTAGGAAGGCAGTCCTTAGATCCAGATAAAAGCATCAAAGAATCCTCTTTGGAGGAATCAAATATTGAAGACCTACTTTCTGCATCCCCCAGCTGCCAAGAAAGCACCTTGCCGAGAGGTGATGAGAGTCCTGCCGTCCAGGACAGCAACCGAAAAATGTTAGCTCCTTCTTTGGAGGCGTTGAAAACATTAACCTCTAAAAGAAATGCTGTGGCTTTTCGGAGTTTTAACAGTCATATTAATGCATCCAATAGCTCAGAACCATCCAAAATGAGCATTACTTCTTTAGATATGATGGATATTTCATGTGCCTGTAGTGGTTCATATCCCATGGCTATAACCCCTACTCAAAaagaaagatcctacatgccatatCAGGTATGTGATCACTTGCTAATGTTCTGTCCTttagattttagaaaaataaactattaagGCCAGACACTTGCCTGTCAGCTAGACTATATAATATTAatcatatagttttgttttgcttgttggGAATCTATGGCTCCTTGGAGGTTTTAGTACAGAAAGGTAAAGCAGGTAGCAGTGTTTATCATTCTTAACTGCAATGCCTCCTTCATTTGTACTGTTCTGTATACTTTCACATATTTACATATCACGTTTACATATTTACAATCACATATTTTCACTTGATCACGGCAACTCTGAGATGCAAAATTAAAGTCCATCTACCTTAC includes the following:
- the MASTL gene encoding serine/threonine-protein kinase greatwall isoform X1; the protein is MLISNEGHIKLTDFGLSRVTLNRDINMMDILTTPSMAKPRQDYYSRTPGQVLSLISSLGFHTPVAEKSQDSANILSTHVSETSQLSQGLTCPMSIDQKDITPYSSKLLKSCLETVASHPGMPVKCLTSHLLQSRKRLATSSTSSQSHTFMSSVESECHSSPRWEKDCQESDNTVGSTMMSWNTVEKPLGTKSTNAMETKSFNKRDRELAVSPIHNSSADPATGNSCGNLAEKCSSGEVSWEARELDVNNIHLAADTSQSGYHQSHQCAVDSSGVTEEHLGKRSCKRSFELVDSSPCQEIIQNKKNCIEYKSSNEMRDGYVNQRTGLTAEVQDLKLSVYRDQQNDGANKENMGNSFIDKQQTPEKSPVPMIAKNLMCELDDDCDKNSKKDYLSSSFLCSDDDRTPKSICMDSDSSFPGISIMESPLGRQSLDPDKSIKESSLEESNIEDLLSASPSCQESTLPRGDESPAVQDSNRKMLAPSLEALKTLTSKRNAVAFRSFNSHINASNSSEPSKMSITSLDMMDISCACSGSYPMAITPTQKERSYMPYQQTPDQVKSGTPYRTPKSVRRGAAPVDGGRILGTPDYLAPELLLGRAHGPAVDWWALGVCLFEFLTGIPPFNDETPQQVFQNILKRDIPWPEGEEKLSDNAQSAVEILLTIDDTKRAGMKELKHHPLFSDVDWENLQHQTMPFIPQPDNETDTSYFEARNNAQHLTVSGFSL
- the MASTL gene encoding serine/threonine-protein kinase greatwall isoform X3, with translation MLISNEGHIKLTDFGLSRVTLNRDINMMDILTTPSMAKPRQDYYSRTPGQVLSLISSLGFHTPVAEKSQDSANILSTHVSETSQLSQGLTCPMSIDQKDITPYSSKLLKSCLETVASHPGMPVKCLTSHLLQSRKRLATSSTSSQSHTFMSSVESECHSSPRWEKDCQESDNTVGSTMMSWNTVEKPLGTKSTNAMETKSFNKRDRELAVSPIHNSSADPATGNSCGNLAEKCSSGEVSWEARELDVNNIHLAADTSQSGYHQSHQCAVDSSGVTEEHLGKRSCKRSFELVDSSPCQEIIQNKKNCIEYKSSNEMRDGYVNQRTGLTAEVQDLKLSVYRDQQNDGANKENMGNSFIDKQQTPEKSPVPMIAKNLMCELDDDCDKNSKKDYLSSSFLCSDDDRTPKSICMDSDSSFPGISIMESPLGRQSLDPDKSIKESSLEESNIEDLLSASPSCQESTLPRGDESPAVQDSNRKMLAPSLEALKTLTSKRNAVAFRSFNSHINASNSSEPSKMSITSLDMMDISCACSGSYPMAITPTQKERSYMPYQQTPDQVKSGTPYRTPKSVRRGAAPVDGGRILGTPDYLAPELLLGRAHGSLTLGPAVDWWALGVCLFEFLTGIPPFNDETPQQVFQNILKRDIPWPEGEEKLSDNAQSAVEILLTIDDTKRAGMKELKHHPLFSDVDWENLQHQTMPFIPQPDNETDTSYFEARNNAQHLTVSGFSL
- the MASTL gene encoding serine/threonine-protein kinase greatwall isoform X4, which produces MLISNEGHIKLTDFGLSRVTLNRDINMMDILTTPSMAKPRQDYYSRTPGQVLSLISSLGFHTPVAEKSQDSANILSTHVSETSQLSQGLTCPMSIDQKDITPYSSKLLKSCLETVASHPGMPVKCLTSHLLQSRKRLATSSTSSQSHTFMSSVESECHSSPRWEKDCQESDNTVGSTMMSWNTVEKPLGTKSTNAMETKSFNKRDRELAVSPIHNSSADPATGNSCGNLAEKCSSGEVSWEARELDVNNIHLAADTSQSGYHQSHQCAVDSSGVTEEHLGKRSCKRSFELVDSSPCQEIIQNKKNCIEYKSSNEMRDGYVNQRTGLTAEVQDLKLSVYRDQQNDGANKENMGNSFIDKQQTPEKSPVPMIAKNLMCELDDDCDKNSKKDYLSSSFLCSDDDRTPKSICMDSDSSFPGISIMESPLGRQSLDPDKSIKESSLEESNIEDLLSASPSCQESTLPRGDESPAVQDSNRKMLAPSLEALKTLTSKRNAVAFRSFNSHINASNSSEPSKMSITSLDMMDISCACSGSYPMAITPTQKERSYMPYQTPDQVKSGTPYRTPKSVRRGAAPVDGGRILGTPDYLAPELLLGRAHGSLTLGPAVDWWALGVCLFEFLTGIPPFNDETPQQVFQNILKRDIPWPEGEEKLSDNAQSAVEILLTIDDTKRAGMKELKHHPLFSDVDWENLQHQTMPFIPQPDNETDTSYFEARNNAQHLTVSGFSL
- the MASTL gene encoding serine/threonine-protein kinase greatwall isoform X5, which produces MLISNEGHIKLTDFGLSRVTLNRDINMMDILTTPSMAKPRQDYYSRTPGQVLSLISSLGFHTPVAEKSQDSANILSTHVSETSQLSQGLTCPMSIDQKDITPYSSKLLKSCLETVASHPGMPVKCLTSHLLQSRKRLATSSTSSQSHTFMSSVESECHSSPRWEKDCQESDNTVGSTMMSWNTVEKPLGTKSTNAMETKSFNKRDRELAVSPIHNSSADPATGNSCGNLAEKCSSGEVSWEARELDVNNIHLAADTSQSGYHQSHQCAVDSSGVTEEHLGKRSCKRSFELVDSSPCQEIIQNKKNCIEYKSSNEMRDGYVNQRTGLTAEVQDLKLSVYRDQQNDGANKENMGNSFIDKQQTPEKSPVPMIAKNLMCELDDDCDKNSKKDYLSSSFLCSDDDRTPKSICMDSDSSFPGISIMESPLGRQSLDPDKSIKESSLEESNIEDLLSASPSCQESTLPRGDESPAVQDSNRKMLAPSLEALKTLTSKRNAVAFRSFNSHINASNSSEPSKMSITSLDMMDISCACSGSYPMAITPTQKERSYMPYQTPDQVKSGTPYRTPKSVRRGAAPVDGGRILGTPDYLAPELLLGRAHDIPWPEGEEKLSDNAQSAVEILLTIDDTKRAGMKELKHHPLFSDVDWENLQHQTMPFIPQPDNETDTSYFEARNNAQHLTVSGFSL
- the MASTL gene encoding serine/threonine-protein kinase greatwall isoform X2, coding for MLISNEGHIKLTDFGLSRVTLNRDINMMDILTTPSMAKPRQDYYSRTPGQVLSLISSLGFHTPVAEKSQDSANILSTHVSETSQLSQGLTCPMSIDQKDITPYSSKLLKSCLETVASHPGMPVKCLTSHLLQSRKRLATSSTSSQSHTFMSSVESECHSSPRWEKDCQESDNTVGSTMMSWNTVEKPLGTKSTNAMETKSFNKRDRELAVSPIHNSSADPATGNSCGNLAEKCSSGEVSWEARELDVNNIHLAADTSQSGYHQSHQCAVDSSGVTEEHLGKRSCKRSFELVDSSPCQEIIQNKKNCIEYKSSNEMRDGYVNQRTGLTAEVQDLKLSVYRDQQNDGANKENMGNSFIDKQQTPEKSPVPMIAKNLMCELDDDCDKNSKKDYLSSSFLCSDDDRTPKSICMDSDSSFPGISIMESPLGRQSLDPDKSIKESSLEESNIEDLLSASPSCQESTLPRGDESPAVQDSNRKMLAPSLEALKTLTSKRNAVAFRSFNSHINASNSSEPSKMSITSLDMMDISCACSGSYPMAITPTQKERSYMPYQTPDQVKSGTPYRTPKSVRRGAAPVDGGRILGTPDYLAPELLLGRAHGPAVDWWALGVCLFEFLTGIPPFNDETPQQVFQNILKRDIPWPEGEEKLSDNAQSAVEILLTIDDTKRAGMKELKHHPLFSDVDWENLQHQTMPFIPQPDNETDTSYFEARNNAQHLTVSGFSL